Proteins encoded in a region of the Botrytis cinerea B05.10 chromosome 11, complete sequence genome:
- the Bcdao2 gene encoding Bcdao2: MTAYTPPSSILIIGTGVFSLSTALALLKRPEYKNTTITLLDRSSFPAPDASSVDSSRIIRADYGDPLYAELADSAQKQWRQTGDDELGGQGRYSESGLCLTCDTSYENSGQGYVRSSFSNVQHLMKQAGDTDGVLELPSAEAIQKLFNVGPGSGEWGYINRRSGWADAGASLVWLRKEVEKLADERVKFIVSEVTSLIFSPDQSTILGANTASGTQYFAGLTILAAGAWSAKFLDLRSQVHSSGQCLLYIDITDEEQERYKDIPVLLNMATGYFILPPRNNILKIARHAHGYSNPTMIPHPHPSSSGEMISVSLPQTTYDHPSNCVPVSFQKEAAVALHTFLPDLPPRPFSHTRVCWYTDTPAGEFLITYCDKPQSSGGLGLKGVFLATGGSGHGFKFLPVLGEKIVDVMEGKDEVWENKWGWKVTEGWDGMTDDGSRAGPRGEKLCK, translated from the coding sequence ATGACAGCCTATACCCCCCCTTCGTCAATTCTCATAATCGGCACCGGTGTGTTTTCTCTAAGCACCGCCCTCGCCCTTCTAAAGAGGCCCGAGTACAAAAATACAACCATAACTCTCCTCGATCGCTCTTCCTTTCCTGCTCCAGATGCCTCCTCCGTCGATTCCTCGCGCATCATCCGAGCAGACTATGGCGATCCTCTCTATGCCGAACTTGCGGACTCTGCCCAGAAGCAATGGCGGCAGACAGGCGATGATGAACTTGGTGGCCAGGGCCGATACTCCGAAAGTGGTTTATGTTTAACCTGCGACACCTCATATGAAAACAGCGGGCAAGGATACGTACgatcaagcttttcaaatGTCCAACATTTGATGAAACAAGCCGGGGACACAGACGGGGTCTTGGAATTACCCTCAGCAGAGGCTATACAGAAACTCTTCAATGTAGGACCAGGGAGTGGAGAATGGGGATATATTAACCGACGATCAGGATGGGCTGATGCGGGAGCCTCCTTAGTCTGGCTACGAAAAGAAGTTGAAAAGCTTGCTGACGAACGTGTCAAATTCATCGTCTCGGAAGTCACATCGCTCATCTTCTCGCCCGATCAAAGCACGATTCTTGGAGCCAACACTGCATCTGGTACTCAATACTTTGCCGGCCTCACGATTCTCGCAGCTGGGGCCTGGAGTGCCAAATTCCTCGATCTGCGCTCCCAGGTGCATTCTAGCGGACAGTGTTTGctatatattgatatcacAGATGAAGAACaggaaagatataaagacaTCCCCGTGCTTCTCAACATGGCTACCGGTTACTTTATCCTCCCACCACGGAACAACATTTTAAAAATCGCACGCCACGCCCACGGATACTCAAACCCAACCATGATTCCCCATCCCCACCCCTCCTCCTCTGGCGAGATGATCAGCGTCTCTCTCCCCCAAACAACTTATGATCACCCCAGCAATTGCGTCCCTGTCTCTTTCCAAAAGGAAGCCGCAGTAGCCCTCCACACATTCCTCCCCGATCTCCCTCCCCGTCCCTTCTCACACACAAGAGTGTGCTGGTACACTGACACGCCCGCCGGCGAATTCCTCATCACCTACTGCGACAAACCGCAAAGTAGCGGCGGCCTCGGTCTCAAAGGTGTATTTTTAGCGACTGGTGGTAGCGGACATGGATTTAAGTTCCTCCCCGTGcttggagagaagattgtCGATGTGATGGAGGGGAAGGATGAGGTGTGGGAAAACAAGTGGGGTTGGAAGGTGACggagggatgggatgggatgacaGACGATGGGAGCCGGGCGGGCCCAAGAGGGGAGAAACTTTGTAAGTAG
- the Bcspt15 gene encoding Bcspt15 yields the protein MDSIQTHPSSAVDAKNFIAPGSLSFPGGAADITPPSTNEAVAGKQQVTPAAPVAASPPATPAATPAATQGVSGIVPTLQNIVATVNLDCRLDLKTIALHARNAEYNPKRFAAVIMRIRDPKTTALIFASGKMVVTGAKSEDDSKLASRKYARIIQKLGFNAKFTDFKIQNIVGSCDIKFPIRLEGLASRHMNFSSYEPELFPGLIYRMMKPKIVLLIFVSGKIVLTGAKVREEIYQAFEMIYPVLQDFKKV from the exons ATGGATTCCATTCAGACACATCCTTCTAGTGCCGTTGACGCTAAAAACTTCATCGCGCCCGGCTCACTGTCTTTCCCCGGCGGTGCTGCCGATATCACCCCGCCATCTACTAACGAGGCTGTCGCTGGAAAGCAGCAGGTCACACCTGCGGCTCCCGTCGCTGCCTCACCACCTGCGACCCCAGCTGCCACCCCCGCTGCTACCCAAGGTGTCAGTGGAATTGTTCCCACGCTACA AAACATCGTTGCCACAGTCAACTTGGACTGCCGTCTTGACTTGAAGACCATCGCACTACATGCAAGAAACGCGGAATACAATCCAAAG CGTTTCGCTGCGGTTATCATGCGTATTCGCGATCCCAAGACTACTGCCCTGATCTTTGCCTCGGGCAAGATGGTTGTCACTGGTGCAAAGTCAGAAGACGATTCGAAATTGGCGTCCCGTAAATACGCTCGTATCATCCAAAAGCTTGGTTTCAACGCAAAGTTCACCGATTTCAAGATCCAGAACATCGTTGGTTCCTGCGATATCAAGTTCCCCATTCGCTTGGAAGGACTTGCTTCGCGCCATATGAATTTCAGCTCTTACGAGCCTGAATTATTCCCTGGTCTCATCTACAGAATGATGAAGCCTAAGATCGTTCTTTTGATCTTCGTCAGTGGCAAGATTGTCTTGACGGGAGCAAAAGTTCGTGAGGAAATTTACCAAGCTTTCGAGATGATCTATCCCGTGCTTCAAG ATTTCAAGAAGGTCTGA